The Castanea sativa cultivar Marrone di Chiusa Pesio chromosome 11, ASM4071231v1 genome contains a region encoding:
- the LOC142617182 gene encoding uncharacterized protein LOC142617182 has protein sequence MLGRYSLARTGSFRPENLGQNALALIGNLCFTMFVIGVLIFTIIAATYEPEDPLFHPSTKITTFLTSNSNATFKSDNTVVKTGEDFMAANQTAFDTFINITDVINITENAESDSKTVATAEVTSCEGSLDSPIDCKDPEVFHMMMRAAIEQFKDIHFYRFGKPVRGSNDSSCDMAWRFRPKDGKAAAFYKDYRRFAISRSENCTLSVVGIGDYHTGVNARKRKKNQKAGFEKKPEKQDKGISLPVVGEAVNDSLPVVESESSFSREKYLIYMGGGDRCKSMNHYLWSFLCALGEAQYLNRTLVMDLKICLSSIYSSLNQDEEGKDFRFYFDFEHLRESASVLDKDQFWIDWNKWQKKDNLGLNLVEDFRVTPMKLASVKDTLIMRKFGSVEPDNYWYRVCEGETESIVQRPWNLIWKSRRLMDIVSAIASRLNWDYDAVHIERGEKARNRELWPNLATDTSPDTLISTLRDKIEDGRSLYIATNEPDTSFFDPLKDKYSTHFLDEYKDLWDENSEWNSEMTKLNNGNPVEFDGYMRVSVDTEVFLRGKKQIETFNDLTNDCKDGINTCSTSAS, from the coding sequence ATGTTGGGTCGGTATTCACTAGCGAGAACCGGAAGCTTCCGGCCGGAGAATTTAGGCCAGAATGCGCTGGCACTGATTGGAAATCTTTGCTTTACTATGTTTGtgattggtgtcttaatctTTACAATTATTGCTGCTACTTATGAACCTGAAGACCCTTTGTTTCACCCATCAACCAAGATCACCACATTCCTTACATCCAACTCCAATGCCACTTTTAAATCTGATAACACTGTTGTCAAGACCGGCGAGGATTTCATGGCTGCAAACCAAACTGCATTCGACACTTTTATTAACATTACAGATGTTATAAATATTACAGAAAATGCAGAATCAGATAGCAAAACGGTCGCCACTGCTGAAGTGACCTCGTGCGAGGGCAGTTTGGATAGCCCTATTGATTGCAAGGACCCGGAGGTGTTCCATATGATGATGAGAGCCGCAATAGAACAGTTTAAGGATATTCATTTTTATCGGTTTGGGAAACCGGTTCGTGGATCTAATGATAGCAGTTGTGATATGGCGTGGCGGTTCAGGCCTAAGGATGGGAAGGCTGCTGCCTTTTATAAGGATTATAGGAGGTTTGCAATTTCAAGGTCTGAGAATTGTACCCTCAGTGTGGTTGGGATTGGGGATTACCATACGGGTGTTAATGccaggaagaggaagaagaatcAGAAAGCTGGGTTTGAGAAAAAACCAGAGAAGCAAGACAAGGGTATTTCATTACCTGTTGTTGGGGAGGCTGTGAATGATTCCCTTCCTGTGGTTGAGTCTGAAAGTTCATTTAGCCGTGAGAAGTACTTGATTTATATGGGTGGCGGTGATAGATGCAAGAGCATGAACCATTACTTGTGGAGTTTCTTGTGTGCTTTGGGTGAGGCTCAGTACTTGAACCGAACATTGGTTATGGATCTAAAAATATGTTTGTCTTCAATTTACAGTTCATTGAATCAGGATGAGGAAGGAAAAGATTTCAGATTTTACTTTGACTTTGAGCATTTGAGAGAGTCTGCATCTGTGTTGGACAAGGACCAGTTTTGGATAGATTGGAATAAATGGCAGAAGAAAGATAATTTAGGTCTCAATCTTGTGGAGGATTTCAGGGTCACACCGATGAAACTTGCAAGCGTTAAGGATACCTTGATTATGAGAAAGTTTGGGTCTGTGGAGCCGGATAATTACTGGTATAGGGTCTGTGAAGGAGAGACCGAGTCTATTGTTCAAAGACCATGGAATTTGATATGGAAATCAAGACGGCTGATGGACATAGTGTCAGCAATTGCATCAAGGTTGAATTGGGATTATGACGCAGTTCACatagagagaggagagaaggCAAGAAACAGGGAGCTCTGGCCTAATCTTGCTACAGATACTTCACCTGATACACTTATCTCAACCCTGAGGGACAAGATTGAAGATGGGAGAAGCCTTTATATCGCAACAAATGAACCTGATACATCGTTCTTTGACCCTTTGAAGGACAAGTATTCTACTCATTTTCTTGACGAGTACAAGGATCTTTGGGATGAGAATAGCGAGTGGAACTCAGAGATGACAAAGCTTAACAATGGTAATCCGGTTGAATTTGATGGTTACATGAGGGTATCAGTTGATACAGAAGTGTTCCTGAGAGGTAAAAAACAGATTGAAACTTTCAATGATCTCACTAACGATTGCAAAGATGGTATCAACACCTGCAGCACTTCGGCCAGCTAA
- the LOC142615053 gene encoding uncharacterized protein LOC142615053 yields MGQEEEDTVVVEEVKEQEQEQEEEEIGTSSSWNQRKQTQIVQLSEKLIHGDLESQIQAARDIRKLVRKSSSSSSPSSSSSVKTRSKLAAAGVIQPLVFMLVSPNMDAREASLLALLNLAVRNERNKVKIVTAGAIPPLVELLKFQNSSIRELATAAILTLSAAAPNKHTIVASGAAPLLVQVLSSGSVQGKVDAVTALHNLSTCPENSTAILDAKAVLPLINLLKECKKYSKFAEKTTALLEILSNSEEGRIAISNSDGGILTLVETVEDGSLVSTEHAVGALLSLCQSCRDKYRKLILNEGAIPGLLRLTVEGTAEARERAHTLLDLLRDSPQEKGLASSVLERIVYDIAARVDGADKAAETAKRLLQDMVQRSMEHSLSCIQQRAASCTPSDIPSS; encoded by the exons atgggacAGGAAGAGGAAGACACAGTAGTAGTGGAGGAGGTgaaagagcaagagcaagagcaagaggaAGAGGAGATTGGGACATCATCATCATGGAACCAAAGGAAGCAAACCCAGATAGTGCAACTCTCAGAGAAGCTTATCCATGGGGATCTTGAGTCTCAAATACAAGCTGCTAGAGATATCAGAAAGCTGGTCAGAAAGtcgtcttcatcttcatcaccatcttcttcttcatcagtGAAGACTCGTTCAAAGTTAGCAGCTGCTGGTGTGATTCAGCCCCTTGTATTCATGCTTGTCTCTCCTAATATGGATGCCAGAGAAGCCTCTCTTCTTGCCCTTCTTAACCTTGCTGTACGCAATGAACG AAACAAGGTCAAGATAGTCACAGCTGGTGCCATCCCTCCTCTTGTGGAGCTCCTCAAGTTCCAAAACAGCAGTATAAGGGAATTAGCCACTGCAGCAATCTTAACACTCTCAGCTGCTGCCCCAAACAAGCACACTATTGTAGCTTCTGGAGCTGCACCTCTACTTGTTCAGGTCCTCAGTTCTGGAAGTGTTCAGGGAAAAGTTGATGCTGTTACAGCCCTACACAATCTCTCCACCTGCCCAGAGAATTCCACTGCAATTCTTGATGCAAAAGCAGTTCTCCCTCTAATTAACCTCCTTAAAGAATGCAAGAAGTATTCCAAGTTTGCTGAAAAAACTACAGCCCTACTTGAGATTCTTTCTAACTCCGAAGAGGGACGAATTGCAATCTCAAATTCTGATGGTGGGATTTTGACCCTTGTAGAGACGGTTGAAGATGGATCTCTTGTCAGCACTGAACATGCAGTCGGAGCTTTGCTCTCTTTGTGCCAGAGCTGCCGGGATAAATATCGGAAACTCATTCTTAATGAAGGTGCCATCCCAGGCCTTCTGCGACTAACTGTAGAGGGGACAGCTGAAGCTCGGGAAAGAGCTCATACACTATTGGATTTGCTTAGAGATTCTCCCCAGGAAAAGGGACTCGCTTCCTCGGTTCTGGAGAGAATTGTTTATGACATTGCTGCACGAGTTGATGGAGCAGATAAAGCTGCTGAAACTGCAAAGAGGCTGCTGCAAGACATGGTTCAAAGAAGTATGGAGCATAGCTTGAGCTGCATCCAGCAAAGGGCTGCATCTTGTACACCTTCGGATATTCCATCTTCATAA